In Nitrospira sp., one DNA window encodes the following:
- a CDS encoding toll/interleukin-1 receptor domain-containing protein: protein MRQAKKLFVSYAGRDEAAARSLIDALRQNNFSVVGESKELKTEPNWQEVTEEAIQSADAVIVLVASDEAPTKYQDHEWSYTLEAYWADQTKLLIPVVIGDAALPSFLARFHALRLPDAARGWSAVIQALQSQVVTPETVMAKDTAKLRERLKTVEDLAQRIKKREAAW, encoded by the coding sequence ATGAGACAAGCCAAAAAACTTTTTGTCTCCTACGCCGGGCGCGATGAGGCGGCGGCGCGGAGTTTAATTGATGCGTTGCGCCAGAATAACTTTTCAGTAGTGGGCGAATCGAAAGAATTAAAGACCGAACCGAACTGGCAAGAGGTGACAGAAGAGGCGATCCAGTCTGCAGACGCCGTGATCGTCCTGGTTGCTAGCGATGAAGCGCCAACGAAATATCAGGACCATGAGTGGAGCTACACGTTGGAGGCGTATTGGGCGGATCAAACGAAGTTGTTGATACCGGTTGTGATTGGCGACGCCGCGCTCCCGAGTTTCTTGGCTCGTTTTCACGCGCTGCGCTTGCCTGATGCGGCGAGGGGTTGGAGCGCCGTAATCCAGGCGCTTCAAAGTCAAGTCGTGACGCCTGAGACTGTAATGGCGAAGGATACGGCGAAACTGCGAGAGCGCTTGAAAACCGTCGAGGACCTCGCCCAGCGCATCAAAAAACGTGAGGCTGCCTGGTAA
- a CDS encoding type II toxin-antitoxin system Phd/YefM family antitoxin, which translates to MPHLPASKARQGFADTINRAAYGKERVVVRRRGKDIAAVVPIDDLRLLEELEDRIDLADARAALAETKKRMARSLDVILKDLGL; encoded by the coding sequence ATGCCTCATCTGCCTGCCAGTAAAGCGAGGCAGGGATTTGCGGATACGATCAACCGGGCAGCATACGGAAAAGAGCGTGTCGTGGTGCGGCGAAGGGGAAAAGACATCGCTGCGGTGGTACCAATTGATGATTTGCGGTTACTCGAAGAATTGGAAGATCGGATCGACCTTGCCGACGCGCGAGCCGCTCTGGCTGAGACGAAGAAAAGGATGGCAAGATCACTCGATGTCATTCTGAAAGACCTCGGCCTTTAG
- a CDS encoding type II toxin-antitoxin system RelE/ParE family toxin: MVKRLKSLRENPRPQGVKKLAGEADLHRTREADYRIIYTIKDMELIVLAVKIGDRKEVYR, encoded by the coding sequence ATCGTCAAACGGCTCAAGTCACTCCGTGAGAACCCGCGACCCCAGGGCGTGAAGAAACTGGCCGGTGAAGCGGACCTCCATCGAACCCGAGAAGCTGATTACCGAATCATTTACACGATTAAAGACATGGAGCTCATTGTCCTCGCCGTCAAGATCGGCGACCGCAAAGAAGTGTACCGCTGA
- a CDS encoding DUF2269 family protein, with protein sequence MTYSILRFAHLVGLMLIGAGLIGVWIADLRSRQIRDLALFAEAVRNIAVFYDGVVVPGAIILLVSGAWMTAQVWGGWGFVQQPWLAGMIFLFAFEFIEGNTVTRLYFMRLRRLTNEALVQGRATPELTRARQEQVPTFTHFLDIPILLVIVSLGAIRPNTWTQFTIGTTASLIIAIVLTLWIPRLYPWVPPTASKTR encoded by the coding sequence GTGACTTATTCGATCCTCCGGTTTGCACATTTAGTCGGCCTGATGCTCATTGGAGCAGGCCTGATTGGAGTGTGGATTGCTGATCTGCGGTCGCGGCAAATTCGAGACCTCGCGCTCTTCGCCGAGGCCGTGCGCAACATTGCCGTGTTCTATGATGGAGTTGTGGTACCCGGCGCTATCATTCTCCTGGTCTCAGGTGCGTGGATGACGGCTCAGGTCTGGGGCGGGTGGGGATTCGTGCAGCAGCCGTGGCTGGCGGGGATGATCTTTCTATTTGCGTTTGAATTCATCGAAGGCAATACGGTCACTCGACTCTATTTCATGCGGCTCCGTCGCCTGACGAATGAGGCACTAGTCCAGGGACGCGCCACGCCAGAGCTTACCCGTGCTCGGCAAGAACAGGTGCCAACCTTCACGCACTTCTTGGACATTCCCATACTGCTGGTCATCGTATCGCTTGGTGCCATTCGGCCCAACACCTGGACTCAATTCACCATCGGGACGACCGCTTCGCTTATCATCGCAATCGTCCTAACCCTATGGATTCCCCGCCTATATCCCTGGGTTCCGCCCACCGCCAGCAAAACGCGCTAG
- a CDS encoding c-type cytochrome — translation MGYLSKLLGVTAAVVFLSVAVVGAEEKDPLKPRVPPDQAADAKALKNPVASSPESIAKGKALYEGKGTCFNCHGKAGDGQGEAGKILNPSPRDFTNCKFHKKRKDGELFWVIKNGSAGTGMVSLIPAAITEEEAWTIINYERSFCKAE, via the coding sequence ATGGGGTATCTGTCCAAGCTTTTAGGAGTCACTGCAGCAGTTGTCTTTCTCTCGGTCGCAGTAGTTGGGGCTGAGGAAAAAGATCCTTTGAAGCCTCGTGTTCCGCCCGATCAAGCAGCGGACGCAAAAGCTCTGAAGAATCCGGTCGCTTCCAGCCCGGAGAGTATCGCCAAGGGTAAGGCGTTATACGAAGGAAAGGGCACCTGCTTCAATTGTCATGGCAAGGCCGGGGACGGCCAGGGCGAAGCCGGGAAGATCCTGAACCCAAGCCCGCGGGATTTCACCAATTGCAAGTTCCACAAGAAACGGAAGGACGGCGAGCTTTTCTGGGTTATTAAGAACGGCAGCGCCGGAACGGGCATGGTTTCCTTGATCCCCGCCGCGATCACGGAGGAAGAAGCCTGGACGATCATCAACTATGAACGGAGCTTCTGTAAGGCCGAGTAG
- a CDS encoding DUF4115 domain-containing protein, whose product MESVGEFFRQVRETKGLTVDEVASKTRIRTDFVKALEDGNFAKLPDQVFAKGFVRSYARSLGLDEEDAIHRFIQSAGSFYEKQDERERLKVRQIEEDRKRQSNRKAVTIAISLAVLTLIFLLSREQSSVFRRGTHEQGPATKRATQATKEVPASAARDPERTAEVPKPTETPAGSARPTEASPRQESGTPVGTASRSEPETVSTATPASPGSDGPLAGIGLNATERFGDGQLVLDLEATELSWVVVQIDNGSPQESLLRPGEKAHWKGQDQFILTLGNAGGVKAELNGKPQKPFGPSGKVARDIVLKR is encoded by the coding sequence ATGGAGTCGGTCGGCGAATTCTTCAGGCAAGTCCGAGAGACCAAAGGGTTGACCGTTGATGAGGTGGCGTCGAAAACCCGCATTCGCACGGATTTCGTTAAGGCGCTCGAGGATGGTAATTTTGCCAAGTTACCCGACCAAGTCTTCGCCAAGGGGTTTGTACGTTCCTATGCCCGATCGCTGGGTTTGGATGAGGAAGATGCGATTCACCGCTTTATCCAATCGGCGGGCTCCTTTTACGAGAAACAGGACGAGCGTGAACGACTCAAGGTGCGACAGATTGAAGAAGACCGCAAGCGTCAGTCCAATCGAAAAGCGGTGACGATTGCCATCAGTCTCGCCGTACTGACGCTGATCTTTCTTCTCAGTCGAGAGCAATCGTCAGTCTTTCGGCGTGGGACTCATGAACAAGGGCCTGCGACGAAACGCGCGACACAAGCGACGAAAGAGGTTCCAGCCTCGGCGGCCCGAGATCCTGAACGTACGGCAGAGGTTCCGAAGCCGACCGAAACACCCGCTGGATCGGCAAGGCCGACCGAGGCCTCACCGAGACAGGAATCTGGTACCCCTGTTGGCACAGCCTCTCGATCAGAGCCGGAAACGGTTTCTACAGCGACGCCGGCCTCTCCCGGCAGTGATGGCCCGTTAGCCGGTATCGGTCTGAACGCAACGGAGCGTTTTGGGGACGGTCAGCTGGTACTGGACTTGGAAGCGACAGAATTGAGCTGGGTCGTCGTGCAGATCGATAACGGGAGTCCTCAGGAGTCGTTGCTACGACCAGGCGAAAAAGCCCATTGGAAAGGACAGGACCAATTCATCTTAACCCTTGGAAACGCCGGAGGAGTGAAGGCCGAGTTAAACGGCAAACCTCAAAAGCCCTTCGGACCAAGTGGAAAAGTTGCCCGGGACATTGTGTTGAAACGATAG
- a CDS encoding tetratricopeptide repeat protein has protein sequence MTSRDQWFHRRRDQRLLVCLGLISMLGGCANDKEVLQKSQGHYQEGVASLPGDRQKAFVSFQKSVQLNPANKEARYALGHVYALQGKLSSAEEQFRAAIKIDETYSEAHTYLGQVLANQDRWDEAIQSYRQALANPLYPTPDLARYHLGRALAHQGDLHGSMEALEDAASASPPSVPPAMTHLELGRVYYKLGYTNRARETLKKVATLDKGGELAGAAAELLARLK, from the coding sequence ATGACCAGTCGCGATCAATGGTTCCATCGGCGGCGAGACCAGCGTCTCCTGGTGTGTTTAGGACTCATAAGTATGTTGGGAGGCTGTGCGAACGACAAGGAAGTGCTGCAAAAATCGCAAGGGCATTATCAGGAGGGTGTCGCCAGTCTCCCTGGAGATCGCCAAAAGGCTTTTGTCTCATTCCAGAAGTCAGTCCAGTTGAATCCGGCCAATAAGGAGGCACGATACGCACTGGGACATGTGTATGCGCTGCAGGGCAAGTTGTCCAGTGCAGAAGAGCAATTCCGCGCGGCGATCAAAATCGATGAAACCTATTCTGAAGCGCATACGTATTTGGGGCAAGTTCTAGCCAATCAGGATCGGTGGGACGAGGCGATCCAGTCCTATCGGCAGGCCCTGGCGAATCCCCTCTATCCGACGCCGGACTTGGCTCGATATCATCTCGGTCGCGCACTGGCACACCAGGGCGATCTTCACGGTTCCATGGAGGCGCTGGAAGATGCGGCGTCGGCAAGCCCTCCAAGTGTTCCGCCCGCAATGACTCATCTTGAGCTTGGTCGGGTGTATTATAAATTGGGTTATACGAACAGAGCGCGGGAAACGTTGAAGAAGGTGGCTACCTTGGATAAAGGTGGAGAGCTGGCGGGAGCGGCAGCGGAACTCTTGGCGCGATTGAAGTAG
- a CDS encoding PfkB family carbohydrate kinase produces the protein MGKLLVVGSVALDTVKTPFGEGTEILGGSATYFSTAASFFTSVALIAVVGEDFPHQHIAFLKSRGIDLTGLERRPGATFRWKGEYTHQLNEAHTLDTQLNVFETFRPQIPEAYRAPDVLFLGNIHPELQLDVLYKVERPALVACDTMNFWINGQREALWKVLEKVDILIINDGEARALGQDSNLVKVAKLVLSRGPKHLIVKRGEYGVLMFNEKQIFGAPAFPLEDVRDPTGAGDTFAGGFLGYLAATGNRSPEAMRQAIIFGSVMASFTVESFSLDRLRILDYKEIQARFAEFKRLTHFEDVQ, from the coding sequence ATGGGGAAACTGTTGGTCGTGGGATCGGTTGCACTCGATACGGTCAAAACTCCTTTCGGCGAAGGAACCGAGATTCTTGGAGGGTCGGCCACGTATTTCTCAACGGCGGCCAGCTTCTTCACGTCAGTCGCACTCATTGCCGTGGTTGGAGAGGATTTCCCCCACCAGCATATCGCGTTTCTCAAAAGCCGTGGGATTGATCTTACCGGTCTGGAACGCCGCCCAGGAGCGACCTTTCGCTGGAAGGGGGAATACACGCACCAGTTAAACGAAGCCCATACCTTGGATACGCAGCTCAATGTGTTCGAAACCTTTCGCCCTCAGATCCCGGAAGCCTATCGTGCCCCGGACGTGCTGTTCCTGGGCAACATCCATCCGGAGCTTCAGCTCGATGTCCTGTACAAGGTGGAACGGCCAGCATTGGTAGCCTGTGACACGATGAATTTCTGGATCAACGGCCAGCGCGAGGCGCTTTGGAAGGTGTTGGAGAAGGTGGATATTCTGATCATCAACGACGGCGAGGCGCGCGCACTCGGACAAGATTCTAATCTGGTGAAGGTGGCGAAACTCGTGCTTTCACGAGGACCCAAGCATCTCATCGTCAAGCGGGGCGAGTATGGCGTGCTCATGTTCAACGAAAAGCAGATTTTCGGCGCACCGGCTTTTCCGCTCGAAGACGTCCGCGATCCGACCGGTGCCGGAGATACTTTCGCCGGGGGATTTCTGGGCTACTTGGCGGCGACAGGTAACCGGTCTCCGGAGGCCATGAGACAGGCCATCATTTTTGGGAGCGTGATGGCGTCATTTACCGTAGAATCCTTTAGTCTTGACCGATTGCGCATCCTGGATTACAAAGAGATTCAGGCTCGGTTCGCCGAGTTTAAACGACTCACGCACTTTGAGGATGTTCAATGA
- the mtnP gene encoding S-methyl-5'-thioadenosine phosphorylase, giving the protein MKRKRQDGRVTVGVIGGSGLYDIEGLTSARSIRVRTPFGAPSDAITVGLLDGIRVAFLSRHGRGHGLNPSGINYRANIFALKSLGVSHVISISAVGSMKESIHPGDVVVPDQFIDLTKRRVSTFFDNGVVAHVAFGEPICAELGQALLAAGERVGAKLHRSGTYLCMEGPQFSTKAESRLYRQWGVDVIGMTNMPEAKLAREAELCYATLALVTDYDCWHETEEAVTVEAVLGTLHRNVALAKQILRLVVPSFVDPRDCPCHRALDNAILTVPNRIPTAVRKKLAVLIDRALALKKGVH; this is encoded by the coding sequence ATGAAGAGAAAAAGACAAGATGGGCGGGTGACCGTCGGGGTGATCGGGGGAAGCGGGCTGTATGATATTGAAGGGCTCACTTCCGCTCGGTCCATCCGAGTCCGTACACCCTTCGGGGCTCCTTCCGATGCGATCACCGTGGGCTTGCTCGATGGAATTCGAGTCGCATTTCTTTCGCGGCATGGGCGGGGGCATGGGTTGAATCCGAGCGGGATCAACTACCGCGCGAACATTTTTGCGCTCAAGTCTCTGGGAGTGTCTCATGTGATTTCGATCAGCGCGGTCGGCAGCATGAAGGAATCGATTCACCCGGGCGACGTCGTTGTCCCTGACCAGTTCATCGACCTCACAAAGCGGCGCGTCTCGACATTTTTTGACAACGGAGTCGTGGCGCATGTCGCCTTCGGCGAGCCGATTTGTGCCGAACTCGGACAGGCGCTTCTGGCGGCTGGAGAAAGGGTCGGCGCCAAATTGCATCGCAGCGGGACCTACCTCTGCATGGAGGGGCCGCAGTTTTCGACGAAAGCGGAATCACGACTCTACCGGCAATGGGGCGTCGATGTGATCGGCATGACCAACATGCCGGAAGCAAAGCTGGCGCGTGAGGCGGAGCTCTGTTACGCGACCTTGGCGCTGGTGACCGATTACGATTGCTGGCATGAAACGGAAGAGGCGGTCACGGTGGAAGCGGTATTGGGGACGCTTCATCGGAACGTGGCTCTAGCCAAACAGATACTCCGCCTGGTGGTGCCGTCCTTCGTCGATCCGAGAGACTGCCCCTGCCATCGGGCGTTGGACAATGCCATTCTGACGGTGCCGAACCGAATCCCTACAGCGGTTCGGAAGAAGCTCGCCGTGCTGATTGACCGTGCGCTGGCACTGAAGAAAGGAGTCCATTAG
- the miaA gene encoding tRNA (adenosine(37)-N6)-dimethylallyltransferase MiaA translates to MRSDQLLHYRPLVALLGPTAVGKSGIAIHVAKYFETEVLAADSRQVYRGMDIGTDKPTTEERQAVPHRLIDLVDPSETFNAGWYRRVAVGEIERLYSEGRLPFVVGGTGLYIRTLLRGLCPAPQADPHVRADLTKSRDEWGRTGLYAELMRVDPETAARLHPNDESKVMRALEVFRLSGRPLSTMQAEHGFHETPFSALLIGLERRKETLYRRIEERIDWQLTHGMVEETRLLLGRGYGRELGSMKGLGYRQIGAHLANECDYAEMVRRFKRDTRRFAKRQMTWFRSEAGVVWLSIEDSEPYERTAERVITLIDQFVGDLGQQKQPAALLPVS, encoded by the coding sequence ATGCGATCAGATCAGTTACTCCACTACCGTCCCCTCGTCGCGCTGCTCGGTCCGACGGCCGTCGGTAAGAGTGGGATTGCAATACACGTGGCCAAATACTTTGAGACGGAGGTGCTGGCGGCGGATTCCCGTCAAGTGTATCGCGGGATGGACATTGGAACGGATAAGCCAACCACCGAGGAGCGTCAGGCGGTGCCGCACCGACTCATCGACTTGGTCGACCCCAGCGAAACGTTTAATGCGGGTTGGTATCGGCGGGTCGCGGTGGGGGAAATCGAACGCTTATACAGTGAAGGCCGGTTGCCTTTCGTGGTGGGGGGAACGGGGTTGTATATCCGAACCTTGCTGAGAGGGTTGTGTCCAGCGCCCCAGGCCGATCCCCACGTGAGGGCAGACCTCACGAAATCGAGAGACGAGTGGGGGCGAACTGGTCTCTACGCCGAGCTGATGCGCGTTGATCCTGAAACGGCAGCACGGTTACATCCGAATGATGAATCCAAGGTCATGCGGGCGTTAGAAGTCTTTCGGCTATCCGGGCGTCCACTGTCGACCATGCAAGCCGAACACGGGTTTCACGAGACTCCGTTTTCCGCTCTTCTGATAGGCCTTGAGCGAAGGAAAGAGACCCTGTATCGAAGGATTGAAGAACGAATCGATTGGCAGCTGACTCATGGGATGGTAGAAGAGACTCGATTATTGCTTGGCCGGGGATACGGGCGCGAGCTCGGTTCGATGAAAGGTCTCGGCTATCGCCAGATCGGAGCTCATTTGGCGAATGAGTGTGATTACGCCGAAATGGTGCGTCGGTTCAAGCGCGACACGAGACGTTTTGCGAAACGGCAGATGACTTGGTTTCGAAGTGAAGCGGGAGTTGTGTGGCTGTCGATCGAGGACAGCGAGCCGTACGAGCGGACGGCGGAACGAGTAATCACACTCATCGACCAATTTGTGGGGGATCTTGGACAACAGAAACAGCCTGCGGCGTTGCTGCCGGTCTCTTAG
- the mutL gene encoding DNA mismatch repair endonuclease MutL: MLRADGSGKICTLPEEVIARIAAGEVVERPATVVKELIENSLDAGSRCITIDVRDGGLVLIRVSDDGEGMSREDAPCAFQRHATSKLRSDLDLWSIRTMGFRGEALPSIAAVAHVRLMTATRFAEVGTELEVVGGAVERIAEAPPITGTRIEVAELFHNQPARKKFLKSTLTEFLHVSRVVQQTSLAWPSVHFRLTHNGEEIFNYPSALSEDDRIAQVYRRTFLDQCLRIKGSLSGACVRGYIVDAVHAKSARIPQELFVNRRPVRNAAISHAVGEGYSSFLAKGSQPRFVLFLEIDPDRLDVNVHPTKREVRFSDNELIHQLVRRAVRQALSGGKADEPGKTPLIEPSVQRTLDSPVTTLPAAESVEAESATLQPGSKTQLPLVSDAAEPYVQVPSAEVTALGQINRTFLIAQVGGDLTVIDQHTAHERVLFERLYRAWTTRGIQAQPLLIPDPVELSPPQAALLQRYQNDLQQLGMEIEPFGSSTVLIRAIPVGLGKIDPTTFLQDLLEDLTQWDSASSVEARVRSVLASLACHGAVRAGRSMKPDEIKALVEEWRTEGEITTCPHGRRTSFRLGITDLEKMFGRVGW; the protein is encoded by the coding sequence GTGCTGAGAGCCGACGGCAGTGGCAAGATCTGTACTCTTCCGGAAGAGGTCATCGCCCGCATTGCAGCGGGAGAGGTGGTCGAACGTCCGGCGACGGTTGTCAAAGAGCTCATCGAGAACAGTCTCGATGCGGGGAGTCGGTGCATCACGATCGATGTGAGGGACGGAGGGCTTGTCTTGATTCGGGTGAGCGATGACGGGGAGGGCATGAGTCGGGAAGATGCCCCGTGCGCTTTTCAGCGGCATGCCACGAGCAAGCTCCGGTCCGATCTGGATCTCTGGTCTATCCGAACGATGGGTTTTCGTGGCGAAGCCTTGCCGAGCATCGCCGCTGTCGCCCATGTTCGGTTGATGACGGCGACTCGTTTCGCCGAAGTAGGGACCGAGCTGGAAGTCGTCGGGGGAGCGGTCGAGAGAATCGCCGAAGCTCCTCCGATCACGGGAACACGTATCGAGGTTGCAGAGCTGTTCCACAATCAGCCGGCCCGGAAGAAGTTCCTGAAGTCGACCCTCACGGAGTTCTTGCATGTCAGCCGGGTCGTACAGCAGACATCGCTCGCCTGGCCGTCAGTCCATTTTCGTTTGACGCACAATGGCGAGGAGATCTTCAATTACCCGTCTGCGCTGTCGGAGGATGATCGGATCGCCCAGGTCTATCGACGCACCTTTCTCGACCAATGTCTTCGGATCAAGGGCTCGCTCTCTGGAGCCTGTGTCAGGGGGTACATCGTCGATGCGGTTCATGCAAAATCCGCTCGCATACCGCAAGAGTTGTTCGTGAACCGTCGCCCTGTGCGCAACGCCGCAATCTCTCATGCCGTTGGGGAAGGGTATAGTTCATTCCTCGCCAAGGGGAGCCAACCGCGATTCGTGTTGTTTCTGGAAATTGATCCGGACCGCCTCGATGTCAATGTCCATCCGACCAAGCGGGAAGTGAGATTTTCGGACAATGAGCTGATCCACCAACTCGTACGGCGTGCGGTGCGCCAAGCCTTGAGTGGTGGGAAGGCGGATGAACCTGGAAAGACTCCGCTCATAGAACCTTCCGTGCAACGGACCTTGGATTCCCCCGTGACAACTCTTCCCGCGGCTGAATCCGTTGAAGCGGAATCGGCCACCCTACAGCCCGGTTCTAAAACTCAATTGCCGTTGGTGAGCGACGCGGCGGAGCCCTATGTTCAAGTGCCTTCAGCTGAGGTAACTGCGCTGGGGCAGATCAATCGGACATTCCTTATCGCTCAAGTCGGGGGAGATTTGACGGTGATTGATCAACACACGGCTCACGAGCGGGTCCTGTTTGAACGACTGTATCGAGCATGGACGACCCGTGGTATCCAGGCCCAGCCTCTGTTGATTCCCGATCCGGTGGAACTGTCGCCACCTCAGGCGGCCTTGCTTCAACGTTACCAAAATGATCTGCAGCAATTGGGGATGGAAATAGAACCATTTGGCTCCTCAACCGTCTTGATCAGAGCGATTCCGGTCGGTCTGGGCAAGATCGATCCGACCACGTTCTTGCAGGATCTCCTGGAGGACCTTACACAGTGGGACAGTGCGTCTAGTGTGGAGGCACGAGTGCGGTCGGTCCTGGCATCGTTGGCGTGTCATGGCGCGGTTCGGGCCGGCAGATCGATGAAACCGGATGAAATCAAAGCTCTGGTTGAGGAATGGCGCACCGAAGGGGAGATCACAACCTGTCCGCACGGGCGGAGAACGTCGTTCCGACTCGGCATCACAGACCTGGAGAAAATGTTCGGACGAGTCGGCTGGTAG
- the ybgF gene encoding tol-pal system protein YbgF, translating into MCVRTLVSGSAVWGLLASTILLVGCAKHADFLEMRHQLSTVSRTQDQDHQRVDAAMRRLDAVERSKDADSAKPRFDDLTARFQKLESRLAKLEEAAGQASAKPDSSIESRASRPVKQTQSVEPTVAVSGITPTSAFNLAYNDYLSGKYELAVAGFQRFIKDFPGTSLTPNAQYWLGESYYNLKDYGRAIQTFDSLVTEYPGNEKVPAALYKLGLATAETGDLGRSRKNLKRVLEEFPSSDESKLARYKLAEIR; encoded by the coding sequence ATGTGTGTCCGTACACTCGTGTCCGGTTCTGCAGTCTGGGGATTGTTGGCATCGACAATCCTGTTAGTTGGCTGTGCCAAGCATGCCGATTTTCTGGAAATGCGCCATCAGCTTTCGACTGTCTCGCGAACGCAAGACCAGGATCACCAACGGGTGGATGCCGCGATGCGACGATTGGATGCCGTAGAGCGGAGCAAGGATGCGGATTCTGCGAAACCGCGATTCGATGACCTGACGGCACGCTTTCAAAAACTTGAAAGCCGGTTGGCAAAGCTGGAAGAGGCTGCCGGTCAGGCATCCGCCAAGCCGGATTCGTCGATAGAGTCTCGTGCTTCGAGGCCTGTCAAACAGACTCAATCGGTAGAGCCGACGGTGGCGGTATCCGGGATCACGCCGACGTCCGCTTTCAATCTGGCATATAATGATTATCTCAGCGGGAAATACGAGCTTGCGGTCGCAGGGTTCCAACGGTTCATCAAGGATTTTCCCGGGACGTCTCTGACTCCGAACGCTCAATATTGGCTGGGAGAATCGTATTACAACTTGAAAGACTATGGGCGGGCCATCCAAACCTTCGACTCTCTCGTGACGGAATATCCAGGAAACGAAAAGGTCCCCGCGGCGCTGTATAAGCTTGGTCTGGCGACGGCCGAGACCGGCGATCTCGGTAGGTCGAGAAAGAATCTGAAGCGAGTGCTTGAAGAGTTCCCTTCATCGGACGAATCGAAGTTGGCAAGGTATAAGTTGGCCGAAATCCGATGA
- the ybgF gene encoding tol-pal system protein YbgF — MTPQLRTRYGMLLGLAVGGLLLPGCVAQQSDLKKAEKDLQQQLSQTRARQNQEISTLREHELPQLRGELDKALHQARELQSKQEDFKHRSAQLEQQTKKLEQLAAKLESDSSTRYLWMQKSFETQDAKVSARLDELSKAMETLKKEVIDVVQRTNEGLAKRVDVKLEGHQKELTEHQNKIEQSSQKFTQFNQALTGFREALTGLNDRVGEHEQTAKQLTSRIDADSKIRVTHAEEVNRSVMSITKALEAVGKKATARLDEQDSRIDALAKSLEQVSNRSAPLQQVHKPVQQSAVGSNESMPDGGEASRLSVGPETTGGATTIVPPQESPKFEPVQASADPPDRVRYEQVLGLFRDGDLEGARQGFAGFLDDYPNSTLAPNARFWLGESHFGKKEFQRAIDAYDKVEIDYPGSEKVPAAILRKGYAYLALKDRKRASSAFKQVVTLYPKTAEAGKASDKLAQLKEVR; from the coding sequence ATGACGCCTCAACTACGAACAAGATATGGGATGCTTCTCGGCCTAGCTGTGGGCGGTCTCCTTTTGCCGGGGTGTGTCGCGCAGCAGTCCGATCTGAAAAAAGCCGAAAAAGATCTTCAGCAACAGCTGTCTCAGACCAGGGCCAGGCAGAACCAGGAAATTTCGACCTTACGCGAACATGAATTGCCGCAGCTGCGAGGGGAGCTCGACAAGGCTCTGCACCAGGCACGAGAGCTCCAGAGCAAACAGGAAGATTTTAAGCATCGGTCAGCCCAGTTGGAGCAGCAGACAAAAAAACTGGAACAGTTGGCAGCCAAGCTGGAATCCGACAGCAGCACGCGTTATCTGTGGATGCAGAAGAGCTTCGAGACGCAGGACGCGAAGGTATCGGCTCGGCTGGACGAGCTCTCGAAGGCCATGGAGACGTTGAAAAAAGAGGTCATTGACGTCGTCCAACGCACGAACGAGGGGTTGGCAAAACGCGTCGATGTCAAGCTGGAAGGGCACCAAAAGGAATTGACGGAGCACCAGAATAAGATCGAGCAGAGCTCCCAAAAGTTCACCCAGTTCAATCAGGCGCTGACGGGGTTTCGGGAGGCGCTGACCGGTCTGAATGATCGCGTGGGCGAGCACGAGCAAACCGCGAAGCAGCTCACATCGAGAATCGACGCCGATTCAAAAATAAGGGTGACCCATGCGGAGGAAGTCAACCGAAGCGTGATGTCCATCACGAAGGCGCTTGAAGCGGTCGGGAAAAAAGCTACGGCTCGCCTTGACGAGCAGGATAGTCGAATCGATGCCTTGGCGAAAAGTCTTGAGCAGGTATCAAATAGGTCCGCTCCTCTCCAACAGGTTCACAAACCGGTGCAACAGTCTGCTGTGGGGTCGAATGAGTCCATGCCGGATGGGGGGGAGGCCTCAAGGCTGTCCGTTGGGCCGGAGACGACGGGAGGCGCGACAACGATCGTTCCTCCCCAAGAATCACCGAAATTTGAACCGGTTCAGGCCAGTGCCGATCCGCCTGATCGGGTTCGCTATGAGCAGGTGTTAGGCTTGTTTCGAGACGGGGATTTGGAAGGCGCTCGGCAGGGATTTGCCGGATTTCTGGATGACTATCCAAACTCTACCCTCGCGCCGAATGCTCGCTTTTGGTTGGGGGAGTCGCACTTCGGTAAGAAAGAGTTCCAGAGAGCGATCGATGCCTACGATAAAGTGGAGATCGACTATCCCGGCAGCGAAAAGGTGCCTGCTGCAATCTTAAGAAAAGGATATGCGTACTTGGCGCTAAAAGATAGGAAGCGAGCGTCGTCCGCCTTTAAGCAAGTAGTCACCCTCTACCCGAAAACTGCTGAGGCAGGAAAAGCCTCGGACAAACTGGCTCAACTCAAGGAGGTGCGGTAA